In one window of Thermodesulfobacteriota bacterium DNA:
- a CDS encoding TRAM domain-containing protein — translation MTHTVDITSLAYGGKGVGRIDGKVVFVPFTAPGDRVTVEVVSEKKGFSEGVLVDILKPSDIRISPSPPSCPVFGRCGGCHWQHIEYDAQVEWKGKLFVETLRRIGKCELPDSNPPLPPLPSPRPFNYRSRARFHMDGTHWGFFEAKSHTVVDIDECPLLETRLNDTFRDIKAAIGGGDNIPPLHSMDLAFSGSDRKTVAAFYISEDTEFDWQAALRDIAHLKGFEVRLKRPEGRGGRGGRGGRGKEKSRKKILSQGDTILRYGVGPLSFSAAVGVFSQANLYQNERLVERVVSLADPVGNERVLDLFAGAGNLTIPLAKLG, via the coding sequence ATGACGCATACGGTCGATATAACATCGCTTGCCTACGGGGGAAAGGGGGTGGGGAGGATCGACGGCAAGGTCGTCTTCGTCCCCTTCACCGCCCCGGGCGACAGGGTGACGGTTGAGGTCGTCTCGGAGAAGAAGGGCTTTTCCGAAGGCGTTTTAGTAGACATACTGAAGCCGTCGGACATTCGTATCTCACCCTCCCCCCCTTCCTGTCCGGTGTTCGGCCGCTGCGGGGGCTGCCACTGGCAGCATATCGAATACGACGCGCAGGTCGAGTGGAAAGGCAAGTTATTCGTCGAGACGCTCAGAAGGATCGGCAAGTGCGAGCTCCCCGATTCAAATCCGCCGCTGCCCCCCCTCCCTTCTCCAAGACCCTTTAACTACCGGTCGAGGGCGCGCTTTCATATGGACGGAACGCACTGGGGCTTCTTCGAGGCGAAGTCGCACACGGTGGTCGATATCGACGAATGCCCGCTCCTGGAGACGCGCTTGAACGACACGTTCCGCGACATAAAGGCGGCCATCGGAGGGGGAGATAACATTCCCCCGCTCCACTCCATGGACCTCGCATTCAGCGGCAGCGACCGTAAGACGGTGGCGGCCTTTTACATAAGCGAGGATACGGAGTTCGACTGGCAGGCCGCCCTCCGGGACATAGCGCACCTCAAGGGTTTCGAAGTACGGCTCAAGAGACCCGAAGGAAGGGGGGGCAGGGGGGGAAGAGGGGGGAGAGGGAAGGAGAAAAGCAGGAAAAAAATTCTCAGCCAGGGCGACACCATCCTCCGTTACGGCGTCGGACCGCTCAGCTTCTCGGCCGCGGTGGGTGTCTTCTCTCAGGCGAACCTCTATCAGAACGAAAGGCTCGTCGAGAGGGTCGTATCCCTCGCCGACCCCGTAGGGAACGAGCGCGTGCTCGACCTCTTCGCCGGCGCGGGCAACCTCACCATACCGCTGGCGAAGCTTGG